CCCGGGGCGCTGGCGGCCGCCGTCGGCCCCCACGCTCGCTTGGTCTTGATCGCCAACCCGAACAATCCCACCGGCACCTGGCTGCCCGCCGCCGAGCTGCGCCGCCTGCTGGAGCTCCTGCCTGCGCACGTGACCGTAGTGGTGGACGAGGCATATGCCGAGTACGTGGAGGCGCCCGGGTACGCCTCCTGCATCGCTTGGACCGCCGATTTCCCGCGCCTGGCGGTTACGCGCACCTTTTCCAAGGTACACGGCCTGGCCGGCCTGCGCGTGGGGTACGCCGTTTCCCACCCGGAGTTGGCCGACCTGATGAACCGCGCCCGGCAGCCGTTCAACGTCAACGCGGCAGCCCTGGCGGCGGCGCAGGCGGCGCTGGAAGACACCGACCACATCGCGCGCAGCATTTCCCTGAACCGGGCCGGGCGCGAGCAATGGGCCGAAGCCGGCGCGCGGCTGGGACTGCGCTGTATCTCGTCCCAGGGCGACTCCCAGGGCAACTTCGTTACCCTGGACCTGGAGCGCCCCTCCGGCCCGGTCTTCGAGGCCCTGTTGCGCGCCGGTGTCCTGACGCGGCCCCTGGAGGAATACCGGATGCCGCAACATCTGCGG
This window of the Gammaproteobacteria bacterium genome carries:
- the hisC gene encoding histidinol-phosphate transaminase — encoded protein: MSGERLFRAAPNIAGLAPYRPGGDPAALARRYGLSELTALASNENPLGPGARARAALRRLPPPGRYPDGDGRRLKQALAERHGVAPEQITLGNGSSETLELAIRVLAGPGLQVVYPRYSFIVYALATQAQGAEAVASPVRDWGCDPGALAAAVGPHARLVLIANPNNPTGTWLPAAELRRLLELLPAHVTVVVDEAYAEYVEAPGYASCIAWTADFPRLAVTRTFSKVHGLAGLRVGYAVSHPELADLMNRARQPFNVNAAALAAAQAALEDTDHIARSISLNRAGREQWAEAGARLGLRCISSQGDSQGNFVTLDLERPSGPVFEALLRAGVLTRPLEEYRMPQHLRVTIGREEENRRCIAALQRALER